From a single Kitasatospora azatica KCTC 9699 genomic region:
- a CDS encoding metallophosphoesterase has product MIVIAHLSDIHIDGEQRSIDRTRAVMDYLEDLPYDLDAVLVTGDIADHGLRSEYELARQLLSSRHPVLVCPGNHDERSAFRESLLQEPPSATPVNQVHRAAGFVIALCDSSVPGKDEGFLEDETLAWLEGVLARTPRELPVLIGFHHPPALLHSPFIDGIRQFGEQRLAALVDRHPNVTALLCGHAHTPAATTFAGRPLLVAPGVVSTLRLPWERYAHPEDHVHLDLPPALAFHVLDDKGRLTAHYRSVVD; this is encoded by the coding sequence GTGATTGTGATCGCCCACCTCAGTGATATCCACATCGACGGCGAGCAGCGCAGCATCGATCGCACCAGAGCGGTCATGGACTACCTGGAAGACCTCCCCTACGACCTCGATGCCGTCCTGGTCACGGGGGACATTGCCGACCACGGCCTGCGGTCCGAGTACGAGCTGGCCCGTCAGTTGCTGTCCTCCCGGCACCCGGTGCTGGTCTGCCCGGGCAACCACGACGAGCGGAGCGCCTTCCGCGAATCCCTTCTCCAGGAGCCGCCTTCGGCGACTCCGGTCAACCAGGTGCACCGCGCTGCTGGGTTCGTCATCGCGCTGTGCGACTCCTCCGTGCCGGGCAAGGACGAGGGGTTTCTCGAGGACGAGACGCTGGCCTGGTTGGAGGGCGTCCTCGCCCGGACCCCTCGCGAGCTGCCCGTCCTGATCGGCTTCCACCACCCGCCGGCCTTGCTGCACAGCCCCTTCATCGACGGCATCCGCCAGTTCGGCGAGCAGCGGCTCGCCGCGCTGGTGGACCGCCACCCCAATGTCACCGCCCTGCTCTGCGGCCACGCCCACACCCCTGCGGCGACCACCTTCGCCGGGCGGCCCCTGCTGGTCGCGCCCGGAGTCGTCTCCACGCTCCGCCTCCCCTGGGAGCGCTACGCCCACCCGGAGGACCACGTCCACCTCGACCTGCCGCCCGCCCTCGCCTTCCACGTCCTGGATGACAAGGGACGGCTGACGGCCCACTACCGGAGTGTCGTCGACTGA
- a CDS encoding HEPN domain-containing protein, translating into MTEQAAATPAHGALRVTCPLENVWIDIPVGPDRLYRRPLGAGMVLAKLNRRESDRVSRSLANPYAGGWRIEMFGIESNDPSEVAEIVKRRFALLSCTQRLAPTYHAVLDRYDADHGQWVRVVPLWGGAGARQASLSDSRLDRWGELVAAWPVETGERIYISLDFFRESIIERQSGSLPKALLTLAVAFEALIGDGLDGEITYRLCQRASLLVTSGDNAVRTMARIKKLYGARSRLVHDGKTPTLETVTHLQQYMMRAIPSLARLSEACGGIKPALTVLDRAPFERDSRLDALVALGEESWWSKVDVVTIPGWL; encoded by the coding sequence ATGACCGAACAGGCTGCGGCTACCCCGGCGCATGGAGCGTTGCGCGTGACATGCCCACTGGAAAACGTATGGATTGACATCCCGGTGGGGCCGGATCGGCTGTATCGTCGTCCCCTTGGAGCGGGGATGGTACTTGCGAAGCTTAATAGGCGGGAGTCCGACCGAGTGTCGCGCAGCTTGGCGAATCCGTACGCTGGCGGCTGGCGAATTGAAATGTTCGGCATCGAATCCAATGACCCCTCCGAGGTGGCAGAGATTGTGAAGCGGCGCTTCGCACTCCTGTCCTGTACTCAGCGTCTCGCTCCTACCTACCATGCAGTCCTAGATCGGTACGATGCCGATCACGGTCAGTGGGTGCGCGTTGTACCCCTATGGGGCGGTGCCGGAGCGCGGCAAGCAAGCCTCAGCGACTCCCGTCTCGACCGGTGGGGTGAACTGGTTGCTGCGTGGCCTGTCGAGACCGGTGAGCGCATCTACATTTCTCTTGACTTTTTTCGAGAGTCAATCATTGAGCGCCAATCGGGGTCACTGCCGAAGGCGCTACTGACACTTGCAGTGGCATTCGAGGCGCTCATTGGTGACGGCCTGGACGGTGAAATCACGTACCGCCTCTGCCAGAGGGCGTCGCTGCTTGTGACTTCGGGAGATAATGCCGTTCGCACAATGGCTCGAATCAAAAAGCTTTATGGTGCGCGCTCGCGACTTGTTCATGACGGAAAAACTCCTACGCTGGAAACGGTAACCCATCTTCAGCAGTACATGATGCGAGCGATCCCTTCTCTGGCCCGGCTCTCCGAGGCCTGTGGCGGTATTAAGCCGGCTCTAACTGTCCTCGACCGAGCCCCCTTCGAGCGTGACAGCCGTCTCGATGCCCTCGTCGCGCTTGGGGAGGAGTCTTGGTGGTCGAAGGTGGACGTCGTGACTATCCCCGGTTGGCTCTGA
- a CDS encoding MFS transporter, which produces MTATPIAVEAATAPTEPTESLWHNGDFLRFWLGETLSLLGTQVTNLALPLTAVYTFHATDEQVGVLRFLQLVPYIGFALLFGVWVDRVRRRHVMLWTNLVRMVLIALIPVLNWSHALNMPVLLVIACAIGIASVLFDVSWMPFVPTLVKDTEHYVEASAKMGVSSSASEVAGPGLAGVLVSALSAPVALIVDAFSYLVSVFSLLLIRSEESRPAPTAKRHVLTELREGLDWVFRNPILRWLALVGFCCNFSMVTVWTMFLLYGTHELHLDSSTLGVVFATASVGGLIGAMISRKVIARFPIGHVYFVAQTALLLGPAVIILAGGPKVVVVGLVIVSFFTTYLGLGIANVIIVSLRQTATPQSMMSRMTACFRTLLFGGGALGGLTAGLLAGGIGDKNALTTAAIGSAALVIALAVSPVSRLRTLPSAPNQEPAAGDSAR; this is translated from the coding sequence ATGACAGCGACCCCCATCGCGGTCGAGGCGGCTACCGCACCCACCGAGCCCACGGAAAGCCTGTGGCACAACGGCGACTTCCTCAGGTTCTGGCTCGGCGAGACCCTGTCGCTGCTCGGCACCCAGGTCACCAACCTCGCGCTGCCGCTGACCGCCGTCTACACCTTCCACGCCACCGACGAACAGGTCGGCGTCCTGCGGTTCCTGCAACTCGTCCCCTATATCGGGTTCGCGCTGCTCTTCGGTGTCTGGGTCGACCGGGTCCGACGGCGACACGTCATGCTCTGGACCAACCTGGTCCGGATGGTACTGATCGCGCTGATACCGGTGTTGAACTGGTCGCACGCCCTCAACATGCCGGTGCTTCTGGTCATCGCCTGCGCGATCGGCATCGCCTCGGTGCTGTTCGACGTGAGCTGGATGCCCTTCGTGCCCACCCTGGTCAAGGACACCGAGCACTACGTCGAGGCCAGCGCGAAGATGGGGGTCAGCTCGTCGGCGTCGGAGGTGGCCGGCCCCGGGCTCGCGGGCGTCCTGGTTTCCGCCCTGTCCGCGCCGGTGGCGCTGATCGTGGACGCGTTCTCCTACCTGGTCTCGGTGTTCTCGCTGCTGCTGATCCGTAGCGAGGAGTCGCGCCCCGCGCCGACCGCGAAGCGACACGTGCTGACGGAACTGCGGGAGGGCCTGGACTGGGTCTTCCGCAATCCGATCCTGCGCTGGCTGGCGCTGGTCGGATTCTGCTGCAACTTCTCGATGGTGACGGTCTGGACCATGTTCCTGCTCTACGGAACGCACGAGCTGCACCTCGACTCGTCCACGCTCGGCGTGGTCTTCGCGACCGCCTCCGTGGGCGGCCTGATCGGCGCGATGATCTCCCGCAAGGTGATCGCACGGTTCCCGATCGGGCACGTCTACTTCGTGGCCCAGACGGCACTGCTGCTCGGCCCGGCGGTGATCATCCTGGCCGGTGGGCCGAAGGTGGTCGTAGTCGGCTTGGTGATCGTGTCCTTCTTCACCACCTACCTGGGCCTCGGCATCGCCAACGTCATCATCGTCAGCCTGCGGCAGACTGCCACGCCCCAGTCGATGATGAGCCGTATGACCGCCTGCTTCCGCACGCTGCTCTTCGGCGGCGGCGCTCTGGGAGGACTGACGGCCGGTCTGCTCGCGGGCGGGATCGGCGACAAGAACGCCCTGACCACGGCGGCCATCGGCTCAGCCGCCCTGGTGATCGCGCTCGCCGTCTCCCCGGTCAGCAGGCTGCGTACCCTGCCGTCGGCGCCGAACCAGGAACCGGCGGCTGGCGACTCGGCCCGGTAG
- a CDS encoding MFS transporter, which produces MAVDVHKTDEGARGLKGRLAVLAEPDFRRFFVGYTTSLLGSSMAPVAVAFAVLDTGGGGTDLGWVMAARILPIVLVLLAGGLVADRLGSKRVMLATDLLRSCVQAVFAVLLIAGHSPVWAMAVLVAVWGVGEGFFLPALGALVPHVVRRRGHLSDANTLLGLARSVSTVAGPAAAGIITATWGPAVVLLADAVSYAIGAAALARLTVPRRPAGGEESLLADLRQGWSEFRSRTWLWITTFHMGLFNLLVWAPFLVLGPLTAQHRLGGARSWGLIMAAYGAGAVLGGLAMLGRRPRRPLAVATVATLGWALPSASLAAGAAITWTVLAALLAGVGAAVCDTLYTTTIQHQVPSDVLARVSSFGAVGAFVLGPAGLAAAGPIAAHAGTSWVLAAGALWQLAAGAVVLAIPAVRTMGLPRPPAATAEVPPRPVPARTPKNSVGEPDGPSRKTAAGQEPR; this is translated from the coding sequence ATGGCAGTGGATGTGCACAAGACCGACGAGGGCGCACGAGGACTGAAGGGCCGTCTGGCCGTCTTGGCCGAGCCTGACTTCAGACGGTTCTTCGTCGGCTATACGACGTCGTTGCTCGGGTCGTCGATGGCGCCGGTGGCGGTGGCCTTCGCTGTGCTCGACACCGGCGGTGGCGGCACCGACCTCGGCTGGGTAATGGCGGCCAGGATCCTTCCGATCGTGCTCGTGCTGCTCGCAGGCGGACTCGTCGCCGACCGGTTGGGCAGCAAGCGCGTGATGCTGGCGACGGATCTGCTCCGCAGTTGCGTACAGGCGGTATTCGCTGTCCTGCTCATTGCGGGTCATTCGCCGGTGTGGGCCATGGCCGTGCTGGTCGCCGTCTGGGGCGTCGGGGAGGGGTTCTTCCTTCCCGCGTTGGGTGCGCTCGTCCCGCACGTGGTGCGGCGGAGGGGCCATCTGTCGGACGCCAACACACTGCTGGGCCTGGCCAGATCGGTGTCCACCGTCGCCGGCCCGGCCGCCGCCGGGATCATCACGGCCACCTGGGGGCCTGCTGTGGTGCTGCTCGCAGATGCCGTCAGCTACGCGATCGGTGCCGCGGCCCTCGCCCGGCTGACCGTTCCCCGCCGTCCGGCGGGCGGGGAGGAGTCCCTCCTGGCGGACCTGCGGCAAGGCTGGTCGGAATTCCGTTCGCGGACCTGGTTGTGGATCACGACGTTCCACATGGGGCTGTTCAATCTCCTGGTGTGGGCGCCCTTTCTCGTCCTGGGCCCCCTCACCGCCCAGCACCGGCTCGGCGGGGCTCGGAGCTGGGGCTTGATCATGGCCGCCTACGGGGCTGGAGCCGTCCTGGGCGGATTGGCCATGCTGGGTCGCCGACCACGCCGCCCACTCGCGGTGGCGACCGTCGCCACTCTCGGCTGGGCGCTACCTTCCGCCTCGCTGGCCGCCGGTGCGGCGATCACCTGGACGGTCCTCGCCGCTCTGCTCGCCGGGGTCGGCGCCGCCGTCTGCGACACCCTCTACACCACCACGATCCAACACCAGGTGCCGTCCGACGTCCTGGCCCGCGTCAGCTCCTTCGGCGCCGTGGGTGCATTTGTCCTCGGACCGGCCGGTCTGGCGGCTGCCGGCCCGATAGCGGCTCACGCCGGCACCTCGTGGGTCCTGGCTGCCGGCGCCCTGTGGCAACTGGCCGCGGGTGCGGTGGTCCTGGCCATCCCCGCGGTACGGACGATGGGGCTGCCGCGCCCGCCCGCCGCGACAGCCGAGGTGCCGCCACGGCCGGTACCCGCCCGGACGCCGAAGAACTCGGTCGGAGAACCAGACGGACCGTCACGAAAGACCGCGGCGGGGCAGGAGCCCAGGTGA
- a CDS encoding NUDIX domain-containing protein, translated as MLLYMSNTSPGKPAMPLHSVSVAGAVVREDGRVLAIRRADNGTWEPPGGVLELSETVEDGVRREVYEETGIKVSVERLTGVYKNVSRGIVALVFRCRPEGGQEQLSDESTAVAWLTPAEVADRMGEVYAVRLLDALQDEAAPHVRTHDGRTLIEMPQAS; from the coding sequence ATCCTCCTGTACATGAGTAACACCTCTCCGGGGAAGCCGGCAATGCCTCTCCACTCCGTCTCCGTGGCAGGCGCCGTTGTCCGCGAGGACGGCCGTGTGCTGGCGATCCGGCGGGCGGACAACGGCACCTGGGAGCCCCCGGGCGGAGTGCTGGAGCTTTCGGAGACGGTCGAGGACGGCGTGCGCCGCGAGGTCTACGAGGAGACCGGCATCAAGGTCTCGGTGGAACGGCTCACCGGCGTGTACAAGAACGTCAGCCGTGGAATCGTCGCCCTGGTCTTCCGCTGTCGGCCGGAGGGCGGGCAGGAGCAGCTGTCGGACGAGTCCACCGCCGTGGCGTGGCTAACCCCTGCGGAGGTTGCCGACCGGATGGGCGAGGTCTACGCCGTGCGCCTGCTGGACGCGCTCCAGGACGAGGCAGCCCCGCATGTCCGGACCCACGACGGTCGCACGCTCATTGAGATGCCGCAGGCAAGCTGA
- a CDS encoding DUF6414 family protein has translation MATDTSAAPKSRTVMNLKQNATEGCRVIIREFLYVDTDKVRSMLAQLEGGVEEEERTTDKKTKRSEGGVKGFLGHYQEWGDERHVSKALGDLIFPTLEDSLESEGMIRDISQELTDPQYWNSGSLQSENPPGSIVRITSRGSFFDARYVATSFAAFSSAALGFQGLSQEEAPSSRPAKKQQPRPPRTGEGPATASQLEDLVLNFDAAAGVAPHQLRSFIRISRGLFAPGLHLNMFPLGNLGHTIGARLQEGRQYLDSDPDILFARYGTGEQEWTLVGSVGHFAALQESPDFGEESFVSDGKLQRGKTGRTINEFLQWMGAVGFIDLPQHPGFSVIPLAVYRQIPRPTSTAVATTA, from the coding sequence TTGGCAACAGACACCTCCGCCGCCCCGAAATCACGTACAGTGATGAACCTGAAGCAGAATGCGACAGAAGGGTGTCGAGTGATCATCCGCGAATTCCTGTACGTCGACACAGACAAGGTGCGCTCCATGCTGGCCCAGCTGGAAGGCGGCGTGGAAGAAGAGGAGCGCACGACAGACAAGAAAACCAAGAGATCAGAAGGCGGTGTCAAGGGGTTCCTTGGCCACTACCAAGAATGGGGAGATGAGCGCCATGTAAGCAAGGCGCTGGGAGATCTAATCTTCCCCACTCTTGAAGATTCGCTGGAATCCGAGGGTATGATCCGCGATATCTCTCAAGAGCTGACTGATCCACAGTATTGGAACTCTGGATCCCTGCAATCAGAAAATCCCCCTGGGTCAATCGTGAGGATCACGTCACGAGGGTCGTTCTTTGATGCCAGATATGTAGCCACGAGCTTCGCCGCCTTCTCGTCAGCAGCCCTAGGGTTTCAGGGTCTGTCGCAAGAGGAAGCGCCTTCATCGCGGCCTGCCAAGAAGCAGCAGCCCCGGCCTCCACGAACCGGCGAAGGCCCAGCGACTGCCAGTCAGCTGGAAGACTTGGTTCTTAATTTCGACGCAGCCGCCGGCGTCGCTCCCCACCAGCTCCGCTCCTTCATCAGAATCTCCAGAGGCCTGTTCGCGCCCGGCCTGCACTTGAATATGTTCCCACTCGGCAACCTCGGACATACGATCGGAGCCAGGCTCCAGGAGGGTCGGCAGTATCTCGACAGTGATCCAGACATCCTGTTCGCAAGATACGGCACAGGCGAACAGGAATGGACACTTGTCGGAAGCGTTGGACATTTTGCCGCCCTGCAAGAGTCCCCCGACTTTGGAGAGGAATCGTTCGTCTCGGACGGCAAGCTTCAGCGAGGTAAGACTGGCAGGACCATCAATGAGTTTCTACAGTGGATGGGGGCTGTAGGATTCATCGACCTGCCGCAGCATCCAGGATTCTCGGTAATTCCACTGGCTGTTTATCGTCAAATCCCCCGCCCAACTTCCACAGCGGTCGCAACTACCGCCTGA
- a CDS encoding aminotransferase class V-fold PLP-dependent enzyme yields the protein MKIQDSASVPTGEPLLDIAALRADTPGCESVIHLNNAGCGLLARPVLRTMLDHLELEANIGGYEASAARAAQVRDFYLAVGELVNAGPENIAFAGSATHAYSKALSAIDFQPGDVILTTRNDFISNQIAFLALRRRFGVEIVHAPDHPDGSGVDVAAMAALMRSRRPRLVAATHVPTNSGLVQPVAEIGRYCRELDLLYLVDACQSVGQYELDVEEIGCDFLTATCRKFLRGPRGSGFLYVSDRVLGEGYEPLFIDMYGARWTEPGEYRPVDTAARFEEWEFPYATVLGSAAAVRYALRVGLEPISRRTPALGGQLRDRLAAIPGVRVLDGGPAPAALVTFAIDGWQPQPFKAAMDARGINSALSFREFAQYDFADKAVDWCLRLSPNYYNTEEEVAEVADAVADLARRQRSN from the coding sequence ATGAAGATACAGGATAGCGCTTCTGTCCCAACTGGGGAACCGCTCCTCGACATCGCGGCGCTGCGCGCCGACACCCCGGGCTGCGAGTCGGTGATCCACCTCAATAACGCCGGCTGCGGCCTGCTCGCCCGCCCGGTGCTGCGGACGATGCTCGATCACCTCGAACTCGAGGCGAACATCGGTGGCTACGAAGCCTCCGCCGCGCGGGCGGCACAGGTCCGCGACTTCTACCTGGCGGTCGGCGAGCTCGTCAACGCCGGGCCCGAGAACATCGCCTTCGCCGGCAGCGCCACCCACGCCTACAGCAAGGCCCTGTCGGCGATCGACTTCCAGCCCGGCGACGTCATCCTCACCACGCGCAATGACTTCATCTCCAATCAGATCGCCTTCCTCGCACTGCGCAGGCGGTTCGGCGTCGAGATCGTGCACGCTCCCGACCACCCCGACGGCAGCGGTGTCGACGTGGCGGCGATGGCTGCTCTGATGCGGTCGCGGCGTCCCCGGCTGGTTGCCGCGACACATGTCCCCACCAACTCCGGTCTCGTCCAACCGGTGGCGGAGATCGGCCGGTACTGCCGGGAACTCGACCTGCTGTACCTCGTCGACGCCTGCCAGTCGGTCGGCCAGTACGAACTCGACGTCGAGGAGATCGGCTGCGACTTCCTCACCGCAACCTGCCGCAAGTTCCTGCGCGGGCCGCGCGGTTCGGGCTTCCTCTACGTCTCGGACCGGGTACTGGGGGAGGGCTACGAGCCGCTGTTCATCGACATGTACGGTGCGCGCTGGACCGAGCCCGGCGAGTACCGCCCGGTCGACACCGCAGCCCGGTTCGAGGAGTGGGAGTTCCCGTACGCGACCGTGCTGGGCAGCGCGGCCGCGGTGCGCTACGCCTTGCGGGTCGGCCTGGAGCCGATCTCCCGCCGCACGCCCGCACTGGGCGGGCAGCTGCGCGACCGCCTCGCCGCCATCCCCGGTGTCCGGGTCCTCGACGGCGGCCCGGCACCGGCGGCGCTCGTCACCTTCGCGATCGACGGCTGGCAGCCCCAGCCGTTCAAAGCCGCGATGGACGCGCGCGGCATCAACTCCGCGCTGAGCTTCCGGGAGTTCGCCCAGTACGACTTCGCCGACAAAGCCGTCGACTGGTGCCTGCGCCTGTCGCCGAACTACTACAACACCGAGGAGGAGGTGGCCGAGGTCGCTGACGCCGTGGCCGACCTCGCCCGCCGGCAGAGGAGCAACTGA
- a CDS encoding aminotransferase-like domain-containing protein, translating to MSDSSSTATLVAILRAEIARLVPGDRLPSSRDLTGRHGVSPVTVSRAFALLAAEGAVVTRPGSGTYVAPRRTRAGIDVPDTSWQAVALAGRNLDLGDADGPSGGLPDGVIAMAGGYLHESLQPTRALGAALARAARRPNAWDRAPTAGLAPLRAIFARLAGSTVSPEDVLVTGGGQGALSMVFRAIAAPGSPILVESPTYPGALAAARAAGLRPVPVPMDDDGTRPDLLADAFAMTGARLLYCQPTFHNPTGTVLAPARRREVVDVARAAGAFLVEDDFARHLGHGGPVPRALVADDRDGTVIHLTSLTKPASPSLRIGAVIARGPVMRRLQGMRLVEDFFIARPLQEAAIELVSTPAWDRHLRALSTALRERCTALAEALAREVPDWTISRLPAGGLHLWVQLPPGAADSATADAARAYGVALNSGSRFFPSEPPSTWLRLGFAAAAGPAELAEGARRLKVAAGADR from the coding sequence ATGTCTGACAGTAGCAGTACTGCGACGCTGGTGGCGATCCTCCGCGCGGAGATCGCGCGGCTCGTCCCGGGCGACCGACTGCCCAGCAGTCGCGATCTGACTGGCCGTCACGGAGTCAGTCCGGTAACGGTTTCGCGCGCGTTCGCACTGCTGGCGGCCGAGGGCGCGGTGGTGACGCGCCCGGGCAGCGGAACATACGTGGCCCCCCGCCGGACCCGGGCGGGCATCGATGTCCCGGACACGTCCTGGCAGGCGGTGGCGCTGGCCGGGCGCAACCTGGACCTGGGTGATGCGGACGGACCGTCAGGTGGCTTGCCGGACGGTGTGATCGCGATGGCCGGCGGTTACCTGCACGAATCACTCCAGCCGACCCGGGCGTTGGGTGCGGCCCTGGCCCGCGCGGCCCGTCGCCCGAATGCGTGGGACCGCGCCCCGACGGCGGGCCTGGCACCCCTGCGCGCGATCTTCGCCCGGCTGGCCGGCAGTACGGTGAGCCCGGAGGACGTGCTGGTCACCGGGGGTGGGCAAGGCGCCCTGTCGATGGTGTTCCGCGCGATCGCCGCACCGGGCAGCCCGATCCTGGTGGAGTCGCCGACCTATCCCGGCGCCCTGGCCGCCGCCCGGGCGGCGGGGCTGCGCCCGGTGCCTGTCCCGATGGACGACGACGGCACCCGTCCCGACCTGCTGGCTGACGCGTTCGCCATGACCGGAGCCCGGCTGTTGTACTGCCAGCCGACGTTCCATAACCCGACCGGCACGGTGCTCGCACCCGCGCGGCGCCGCGAGGTCGTGGACGTGGCCCGCGCCGCCGGGGCCTTCCTCGTCGAGGACGACTTCGCCCGGCACCTCGGCCACGGCGGACCGGTGCCCCGCGCGCTCGTCGCCGACGACCGCGACGGCACGGTGATCCACCTGACCTCGCTGACCAAGCCGGCGTCGCCGAGCCTGCGCATCGGCGCCGTGATCGCCCGCGGCCCGGTGATGCGACGGCTGCAGGGGATGCGACTGGTCGAGGACTTCTTCATCGCCAGGCCCCTGCAGGAGGCGGCCATCGAGTTGGTGAGCACTCCGGCCTGGGACCGGCACCTGCGGGCCCTGTCCACGGCACTGCGGGAACGCTGCACGGCGTTGGCCGAGGCACTCGCCCGCGAGGTACCCGACTGGACGATCAGCCGGCTCCCGGCAGGCGGTCTGCACCTGTGGGTCCAGCTCCCGCCAGGAGCGGCGGACTCTGCCACCGCGGACGCGGCGCGAGCGTACGGTGTGGCCCTCAACTCCGGCAGCCGCTTCTTCCCGTCCGAACCACCGAGCACCTGGCTGCGGCTGGGCTTCGCAGCCGCCGCAGGCCCGGCCGAACTCGCCGAAGGCGCCCGCCGCCTCAAGGTGGCGGCGGGTGCTGACCGTTGA
- a CDS encoding ATP-binding protein: protein MRRFIGRGRELRILDHALREVREAGAGAARPGQCLLMRGRRRVGKSTLVEEFLRRAEAPQLFFTASGGSTEDELVELLDAVATSTLPGKALFAEEAPAQWNAAFRLLAEILPDDSPSVVVIDEVPYLMERIDAFEGMLQRAWDRLLSRKPVLLLLVGSDLSMMEALNSYDRPFHQRGREMVVGPLNPADLRDMLELEPAAAFDAALITGGLPLICREWPVGASMWEFLDAALANPISALLVSAERSLAAEFPPQAMGREVLRAIGTGERTFTNIARAAGGIAHSTLTRAADLLIDKRVVAAELPISLHPSKERRYRVADPYLRFWLAFLGPHMAEIERMRGDLTLARIREQWPSWRGRAVEPLIRESLARILPDGALPAAPVVGGYWTRSNDVEIDIVGADREPVAKDLLFLGSIKWLETSPFDAHDLAALHKHRAALTDDPVPLVAVSRSGVNCAGLQASYGPEQLLDAWRSAEPLAAPRSPCPG from the coding sequence ATGCGTCGGTTTATTGGTCGGGGTCGAGAGCTGCGCATCCTGGACCATGCGCTCCGCGAAGTCCGAGAAGCCGGCGCCGGCGCCGCACGACCTGGTCAGTGCCTGCTCATGCGAGGGCGGCGACGGGTCGGGAAATCGACGCTGGTCGAGGAGTTCCTGCGGCGTGCGGAGGCTCCTCAGCTGTTCTTCACAGCCAGCGGCGGATCTACCGAGGATGAACTGGTGGAGCTGCTCGACGCGGTCGCCACCTCCACGCTGCCGGGCAAAGCACTCTTCGCGGAGGAGGCACCAGCCCAGTGGAACGCTGCCTTCCGGTTGCTCGCCGAGATCTTGCCCGACGACTCGCCCAGCGTGGTGGTGATCGATGAGGTGCCCTACCTCATGGAGCGCATCGATGCCTTCGAGGGCATGCTCCAACGAGCGTGGGACCGACTGCTGAGCCGTAAGCCGGTCCTCCTGCTGCTGGTCGGCTCGGATCTGTCGATGATGGAGGCGCTCAATAGCTACGACCGACCGTTCCACCAGCGCGGACGCGAGATGGTCGTGGGGCCGTTGAACCCGGCCGACCTCAGAGACATGCTCGAACTGGAGCCGGCTGCTGCTTTCGACGCGGCCCTCATCACCGGCGGGTTGCCGCTGATCTGCCGGGAGTGGCCGGTCGGAGCATCGATGTGGGAGTTTCTGGACGCTGCGTTGGCGAACCCGATCTCCGCTCTACTGGTCTCGGCGGAGCGGTCGCTTGCTGCCGAGTTTCCCCCTCAGGCGATGGGCCGGGAGGTTCTGCGGGCGATCGGGACGGGTGAGCGGACTTTCACCAACATCGCCCGGGCCGCGGGGGGGATCGCGCACAGCACCCTTACGAGGGCGGCCGACCTGTTGATCGACAAGCGCGTGGTTGCGGCAGAGCTTCCGATCTCACTGCACCCCTCGAAGGAACGCCGCTACCGGGTGGCGGACCCCTACCTGCGCTTCTGGCTGGCGTTTCTGGGCCCGCACATGGCAGAGATCGAGCGGATGCGTGGCGACCTCACACTGGCGCGGATCAGGGAACAGTGGCCCAGCTGGCGAGGTCGCGCCGTCGAGCCGCTGATCCGGGAGTCGCTCGCCCGCATCCTCCCTGATGGCGCGCTGCCCGCCGCTCCCGTCGTCGGCGGCTACTGGACCAGGAGCAACGACGTCGAGATCGACATCGTGGGCGCTGACCGCGAACCCGTGGCCAAGGACCTGCTGTTCCTGGGGTCGATCAAGTGGCTGGAGACATCGCCGTTCGACGCTCATGACCTGGCGGCCCTGCACAAGCACCGAGCCGCACTTACGGACGACCCGGTCCCGCTCGTCGCGGTCTCCCGAAGCGGCGTCAACTGCGCTGGGCTGCAGGCAAGCTATGGACCCGAGCAGCTACTGGACGCGTGGCGGTCCGCTGAGCCACTGGCGGCTCCACGTTCACCATGCCCGGGCTGA